A genomic region of Sulfobacillus acidophilus DSM 10332 contains the following coding sequences:
- a CDS encoding cytochrome c class I (PFAM: Cytochrome c~InterPro IPR003088~KEGG: dmr:Deima_0517 class I cytochrome c~PFAM: Cytochrome c, class I~SPTR: Cytochrome c class I), which yields MAVKHWIGLGVGVVAVLSAGALGYHDHQTAATTSQLQEAQAGAVLFQQMCETCHGPGGNGAGNAPVLNDGSVTTTYPTTTALATFIQTHMPASDPGILTSQQATELALYIRQLNHLVPQQP from the coding sequence ATGGCGGTCAAACACTGGATCGGCCTCGGAGTGGGGGTTGTAGCGGTATTAAGTGCCGGGGCGTTGGGGTATCATGATCATCAAACGGCGGCAACGACCAGTCAGCTCCAAGAAGCGCAGGCGGGGGCCGTGTTATTCCAGCAAATGTGTGAGACGTGTCATGGCCCTGGCGGCAATGGTGCGGGAAACGCTCCGGTCTTGAATGACGGGAGCGTGACGACAACGTACCCTACTACCACCGCTTTGGCGACCTTCATCCAAACGCATATGCCCGCGTCGGACCCGGGGATACTGACCAGCCAGCAGGCGACGGAATTGGCCCTATATATTCGTCAACTGAATCATTTGGTGCCGCAGCAGCCTTAG
- a CDS encoding Pyrrolo-quinoline quinone repeat-containing protein (PFAM: PQQ enzyme repeat~COGs: COG1520 FOG: WD40-like repeat~InterPro IPR018391:IPR002372~KEGG: sto:ST2402 hypothetical protein~PFAM: Pyrrolo-quinoline quinone repeat~SMART: Pyrrolo-quinoline quinone beta-propeller repeat~SPTR: Putative Tetrathionate hydrolase) produces the protein MNWVSRYGLWALPVIAGVGVWLGFSGTQTTVATASTHVGPTSFDKYAMTDNNNPVDESASVANWQVRWTYTAPEPLQQASIANGVIYASGDGGNLTDPQDDRIYALDAANGTLLWSRQLNNMSMTTPVVGDGLVFVGSGNQLFQGNNLANENNLNATNIVRGTGPNAIYALDAANGHVVWKFSTPGEDMPSFVLNGNTLYAANGNGTVYAFNATSGQLLWSLNIGSYVSMSSPVLGPNGYLYVSGAHPYQVYAINTATRQIAWQSAVPHVFGGSDDSSLAYAANMVYVEGTTGSWTAPQSVLYAFNATSGRLDWMTRLGSGILPTDIEVSAPTVVNGAVYVGSPVTDKEYAVNAHTGQIKWAFKAAGGISESAAVTSSALYVGDSAGFLYALNPTTGQELGSRFLSGTLAADFPIVIGQTLYQPDENGQMFALPTADLLLKNEMHAPNIPIPSGVLGQDIQKGEALFMGHSLSPTGLSCDSCHVGGGTLTTYQNGIIVPSLLGAAAGFPKVVNGQVKTLDGQINHCIKSMGGKPLSVSDPRLVDLNLYLHWLSSGWTDNLEASTQKGSGAGGGCK, from the coding sequence ATGAACTGGGTGTCGCGTTATGGGCTGTGGGCGTTACCGGTGATTGCCGGGGTGGGCGTATGGTTGGGCTTTTCGGGGACTCAAACGACCGTGGCGACCGCGTCAACCCATGTGGGGCCGACCAGTTTCGATAAGTATGCGATGACCGACAACAATAATCCGGTCGATGAATCGGCGTCGGTGGCGAACTGGCAAGTCCGTTGGACCTACACCGCGCCGGAACCGCTCCAGCAAGCCTCCATAGCGAATGGGGTCATATACGCTTCCGGGGACGGCGGTAATTTAACGGACCCCCAGGATGACCGCATTTATGCATTAGATGCGGCTAACGGGACCCTCTTGTGGAGTCGGCAGCTGAACAATATGTCGATGACGACGCCGGTGGTGGGGGACGGCTTGGTGTTTGTCGGGAGCGGCAATCAACTGTTTCAAGGCAACAACCTGGCCAACGAGAATAACTTGAACGCCACCAATATCGTTCGCGGGACCGGACCCAACGCGATTTATGCATTGGATGCCGCCAATGGCCATGTGGTCTGGAAGTTTTCCACCCCGGGGGAAGACATGCCGTCTTTTGTATTGAACGGCAACACCCTCTATGCCGCCAACGGCAACGGAACGGTCTATGCATTTAATGCGACGAGCGGCCAGTTGCTTTGGTCCCTAAATATCGGGTCCTATGTCAGCATGTCGTCCCCGGTGTTGGGGCCCAACGGGTATCTCTATGTGTCGGGGGCTCACCCCTATCAGGTTTACGCGATTAATACCGCGACCCGGCAAATAGCCTGGCAGTCGGCCGTGCCGCATGTATTTGGCGGCTCGGACGACAGTTCATTGGCCTATGCCGCCAACATGGTTTATGTCGAAGGCACCACCGGCAGCTGGACCGCGCCCCAATCGGTTTTGTACGCCTTTAATGCCACGAGCGGGCGGCTGGACTGGATGACGCGATTGGGATCGGGGATATTGCCGACGGACATTGAAGTGTCGGCGCCGACGGTGGTCAATGGTGCGGTGTATGTCGGCAGTCCCGTGACGGACAAAGAATACGCGGTCAATGCCCACACCGGTCAGATTAAGTGGGCGTTCAAAGCCGCCGGAGGGATTTCCGAATCGGCCGCCGTAACCTCCAGTGCCCTTTATGTCGGGGACAGTGCCGGATTTTTGTATGCCTTGAACCCGACGACCGGGCAGGAGCTGGGTAGCCGGTTTTTGTCGGGGACCTTGGCGGCGGACTTTCCGATTGTGATAGGACAAACCCTCTATCAGCCTGATGAGAACGGCCAAATGTTTGCCCTGCCGACTGCGGATTTGTTGTTGAAAAATGAAATGCATGCGCCGAATATCCCGATTCCCTCCGGGGTTTTAGGCCAAGATATCCAAAAAGGCGAGGCTCTCTTTATGGGGCATAGCCTTTCACCGACCGGCCTTTCGTGTGATTCGTGCCATGTGGGCGGCGGCACCTTGACCACATATCAAAACGGCATTATTGTGCCGTCGCTGTTAGGGGCGGCGGCCGGGTTTCCCAAAGTGGTCAATGGTCAAGTTAAAACGCTTGACGGGCAGATTAACCATTGCATTAAATCGATGGGCGGCAAACCCCTTTCGGTCAGCGATCCCCGATTGGTCGATCTGAATTTATATTTGCACTGGCTGTCCAGTGGATGGACGGATAACCTTGAAGCCAGTACCCAAAAAGGTTCCGGGGCTGGAGGAGGCTGTAAGTAA